A stretch of Paenibacillus sp. URB8-2 DNA encodes these proteins:
- a CDS encoding ArsR/SmtB family transcription factor has translation MTIEQLDASDEYRVRIFKALADHTRLQIIRTLKGSRTELNCGEVGERCEASKSNASYHFRTLREAGLILVRKEAQTKYIQLHQATFDTYLPGFLDSL, from the coding sequence ATGACTATTGAACAACTTGATGCTTCTGACGAATATCGTGTGCGCATCTTCAAGGCACTGGCCGACCATACCCGTCTGCAAATCATTCGTACCCTGAAGGGCAGCCGTACCGAACTGAACTGCGGCGAGGTGGGTGAACGCTGTGAAGCCTCCAAATCGAACGCCTCTTATCATTTTCGCACCCTGAGGGAGGCAGGGCTTATTCTTGTAAGAAAGGAAGCTCAGACGAAATACATACAGCTTCATCAAGCGACGTTCGACACTTATTTGCCCGGATTCCTGGATTCCTTGTAA
- a CDS encoding ABC transporter permease, with amino-acid sequence MSSFWSNIRKIGFGSIPIILFFIFWEIGAGLVPKGVIAPPSEVIISLWTAATSDLLFEQTAISLGRVGMGFALSILVALPLGFILGTFFQSAEKLLLPFFRMCEKLNPFAIIPIFMIFFGIGTAEKVAVVFWATLWPLLFNTMAGARAVDYSLIRAARSMGATRRELFIKVILPYALPNIFTGVEIAAQLSFFMIIASEVIGASTGLGWYYISATTKYQLPLMYGIILYITVLSILINLLFGRLKKHFLVWKEAVQIH; translated from the coding sequence ATGAGCTCGTTCTGGTCAAATATAAGAAAAATTGGTTTTGGAAGCATTCCGATTATTCTGTTCTTTATCTTCTGGGAAATCGGAGCCGGACTGGTGCCAAAAGGGGTAATTGCCCCGCCGTCAGAGGTTATTATAAGCCTTTGGACAGCGGCAACCTCCGATCTGCTGTTTGAACAAACGGCGATTAGCCTAGGAAGAGTTGGCATGGGCTTCGCTCTTTCCATTCTCGTTGCCCTTCCGTTAGGTTTTATATTGGGAACATTTTTCCAATCTGCCGAGAAGCTGCTGCTGCCCTTTTTTCGGATGTGCGAGAAATTGAATCCATTTGCGATCATTCCTATATTTATGATCTTTTTCGGGATTGGCACAGCCGAGAAAGTGGCGGTTGTATTCTGGGCTACCCTATGGCCGCTGCTGTTCAATACTATGGCCGGAGCGAGAGCCGTCGACTATTCGCTAATACGCGCAGCAAGGTCGATGGGCGCGACGAGACGAGAGCTTTTTATCAAGGTAATCCTGCCGTATGCGCTGCCCAACATCTTCACCGGCGTTGAAATTGCGGCCCAATTATCCTTCTTCATGATTATCGCCTCGGAAGTCATCGGGGCCAGCACAGGACTGGGCTGGTATTATATCAGCGCCACAACAAAGTATCAATTGCCGCTAATGTACGGCATCATTCTCTATATTACGGTGTTGTCCATCCTTATCAATCTTTTATTTGGCAGGTTGAAGAAGCACTTTCTGGTATGGAAAGAAGCGGTTCAAATTCATTAG
- a CDS encoding ABC transporter permease, with translation MFRNNTKTAVNRLAAGSMRMSRARNGVVVLAIFLTTWLITSFFSIGMSVVKSFDEQEIKLAGTKAQAVLTAPTEEQLRKTKKLDYVKAVGLQAGIGAADGTSGNPEEAVQMVWYDTAEWNDMRMPAISEWKGTYPAARNEIAVPLDLLRQMGIDKPEIGMSVPLQYNVTADGKPVRHNETFKLTGWFKDYSQLRPGDGGSLLVSEPFMKDSGAAIQTSGTASILFTSKDTEQLIEKLQQDLGLHQGQKLNAVSNKKSLDSGSMATLIGYGGLVLFIMLSGYLLIYNVLYISVAGDARFYGLLKTIGVTRRQIRTMIRKQALRMALIGIPTGLIAGAATSFGIVPMALKTLDLPTGGSLSFHPVIFVGAALFALITTMVSCVKPARVAGKISPIEAAKYTGITPSSKARSGSGASKLHRMALRNIFRIKKLAFVVFLSLFLGLTTFLIINTLVLSMNPEHFVADYMSNDFELSNGSGWNTGDRQAVSPELLTKIKSIPGAKDIRTTYLGNTVVNYDPKVFGEYMDQFKARYMGGSSGEADIEKSPDMLPGYVIGLDPADFREANEKLPSPVNAERFERGEVALLDGDIPAFKTGDRFTMKVNGAAKETELEIGGIASFAGLVRGMAPTVYISQTAMKQILKDPIIYKVSFDADRKDWSAIAEQVKAAITGNSDLKLESRMDMMKLVRSAKLAFYILGGGLSMILALIGLLNFVNITVTGVLARKAELAVLESIGMTSRQIKKLLLLEGAWYALISILLVTAFGNALGYGAFRLFSQEATYAVYTFPAVPLAAVILLVAVVCLTAPVLAYRKVCRSPLAERLREAA, from the coding sequence ATGTTTCGCAACAACACTAAGACAGCCGTAAACAGGCTGGCAGCCGGTAGCATGAGAATGAGCCGCGCGAGAAACGGGGTTGTAGTGCTGGCTATTTTTTTGACAACATGGCTGATTACCTCTTTCTTCAGCATCGGGATGAGCGTAGTCAAATCATTCGATGAACAGGAGATTAAATTGGCCGGTACGAAGGCCCAGGCCGTGCTGACCGCGCCGACAGAAGAACAGCTTCGAAAGACTAAGAAACTCGATTATGTCAAGGCGGTCGGACTTCAGGCGGGGATTGGCGCTGCGGACGGAACTTCCGGAAACCCGGAGGAGGCGGTCCAAATGGTCTGGTATGATACCGCCGAATGGAACGATATGCGAATGCCTGCCATTTCTGAATGGAAGGGAACCTATCCCGCTGCCCGGAATGAGATCGCCGTTCCGCTGGATTTGCTTCGGCAAATGGGTATCGACAAGCCCGAAATCGGGATGAGTGTTCCGCTACAATATAATGTCACTGCCGATGGAAAGCCGGTCCGGCATAATGAGACGTTTAAACTTACCGGATGGTTCAAAGATTATTCGCAGCTTCGCCCCGGAGACGGAGGCAGTCTGCTTGTATCCGAGCCGTTTATGAAAGACAGCGGGGCAGCGATTCAAACCTCCGGTACAGCTTCCATTTTATTTACAAGTAAGGATACGGAACAACTTATAGAGAAGCTGCAACAGGATCTGGGGCTTCACCAAGGCCAGAAACTGAACGCTGTATCCAATAAAAAAAGTCTGGATAGCGGCAGCATGGCGACGCTTATCGGTTATGGGGGACTGGTTCTGTTTATTATGCTTAGCGGCTATCTGCTGATTTATAATGTGCTGTACATATCGGTAGCGGGCGATGCCCGGTTTTATGGTCTGCTTAAAACAATCGGCGTCACGCGCCGGCAAATCCGGACCATGATCCGAAAGCAGGCGCTGAGGATGGCGCTGATCGGCATTCCAACGGGCTTAATCGCCGGAGCGGCAACTTCCTTCGGAATTGTGCCGATGGCCTTGAAGACGCTCGATTTGCCCACTGGTGGAAGCTTATCGTTTCATCCGGTTATTTTTGTGGGAGCGGCTTTGTTTGCCTTGATCACGACGATGGTCAGCTGTGTCAAGCCGGCCAGGGTTGCCGGAAAAATCTCGCCCATTGAAGCGGCCAAATACACCGGAATCACCCCCTCTTCAAAAGCGCGGAGCGGCAGCGGCGCTTCGAAGCTGCATCGGATGGCGCTGCGCAACATTTTCAGGATCAAAAAACTGGCGTTCGTTGTGTTTTTATCTCTATTTCTCGGCTTGACTACCTTTCTGATTATCAATACGCTGGTGCTTAGCATGAATCCGGAACATTTTGTCGCCGATTATATGTCTAATGATTTTGAACTGAGCAATGGGTCCGGATGGAATACCGGGGATAGGCAAGCTGTTTCACCCGAGCTATTGACGAAGATCAAGTCGATTCCCGGGGCAAAAGACATTAGAACCACTTATCTCGGGAATACCGTGGTGAATTATGATCCGAAGGTGTTCGGAGAATACATGGATCAATTCAAGGCGCGATATATGGGAGGCAGCTCGGGGGAAGCCGATATTGAGAAAAGTCCCGATATGTTACCGGGGTATGTGATAGGGCTTGACCCGGCCGACTTTCGTGAGGCGAATGAGAAGCTGCCGTCTCCCGTCAACGCGGAGCGTTTTGAGCGCGGCGAGGTGGCCCTACTGGATGGCGATATACCCGCTTTCAAGACCGGAGACCGCTTTACCATGAAGGTTAACGGCGCTGCAAAAGAAACGGAGCTGGAAATTGGCGGCATTGCTAGTTTCGCTGGACTGGTTCGTGGCATGGCCCCCACCGTATACATCAGCCAAACCGCCATGAAGCAAATATTAAAGGATCCGATCATCTATAAGGTGTCCTTTGATGCGGATCGGAAAGACTGGAGCGCAATCGCTGAACAGGTCAAAGCGGCAATTACCGGAAACAGTGATCTGAAACTGGAATCCAGAATGGACATGATGAAGCTAGTCCGATCGGCCAAGCTGGCCTTCTATATCCTCGGCGGGGGACTTTCGATGATTCTCGCTCTGATCGGCCTGCTTAATTTTGTCAACATTACGGTTACGGGCGTTCTGGCGAGAAAGGCTGAGCTGGCGGTACTGGAGAGCATCGGGATGACGTCGCGGCAGATTAAAAAGCTGCTGCTGCTTGAGGGAGCCTGGTATGCCCTTATCTCCATCTTGCTTGTCACCGCGTTTGGGAATGCGCTGGGCTACGGCGCGTTTCGCCTGTTCAGCCAGGAAGCGACGTATGCGGTTTATACGTTCCCGGCAGTTCCACTTGCGGCGGTAATCTTACTAGTAGCCGTGGTATGTCTGACTGCTCCGGTCCTCGCGTACCGGAAAGTCTGCCGTTCTCCGCTTGCCGAGCGTCTGCGCGAAGCCGCCTAA
- the murB gene encoding UDP-N-acetylmuramate dehydrogenase codes for MDIGKIQEDLQRLVPSGTIKSHESLKDHVFTKMGGRADILAEPSTYEEIQAVFTYAAENGIKLTILGNGSNVIIRDGGVRGIVLQTSGLTGISFKDDVVIAQCGAQIIDTSRFALERKLTGLEFACGIPGTVGGALYMNAGAYGGEVADVLQSALAIDKTGAIVKLEGDDLKWGYRKSVFSSGDYLILEARFALKPGTHEEIKAAMDKLTEMRESKQPLEYPSCGSVFKRPPGRFAGQLIQESGLQGTRIGGAEVSKKHAGFIINADNATASDYIGLIQHVRETVKGRFGVELETEVEIIGEEL; via the coding sequence ATGGATATCGGCAAAATTCAAGAGGATCTGCAAAGGCTTGTTCCGTCCGGAACGATTAAGAGCCATGAATCGCTCAAAGATCATGTCTTCACCAAAATGGGCGGCCGGGCGGACATTCTGGCTGAGCCTTCCACTTACGAGGAAATTCAAGCGGTCTTTACATACGCTGCCGAAAACGGCATTAAGCTTACTATATTAGGGAACGGTTCAAACGTAATTATCCGGGACGGAGGCGTGCGCGGCATCGTTCTGCAAACGTCCGGATTAACCGGCATCAGCTTTAAGGACGATGTGGTCATCGCCCAGTGCGGAGCCCAAATTATTGATACTTCCCGTTTCGCACTTGAGCGGAAATTGACGGGTCTTGAATTTGCCTGCGGCATTCCCGGCACGGTCGGAGGTGCGCTGTACATGAACGCCGGAGCCTACGGCGGCGAGGTGGCCGATGTGCTGCAAAGCGCGCTTGCCATCGACAAGACCGGCGCCATCGTAAAGCTGGAAGGAGATGACCTGAAGTGGGGCTACCGGAAAAGCGTCTTCTCCAGCGGCGATTATCTCATTCTGGAAGCCCGTTTTGCCCTGAAGCCGGGAACCCACGAGGAAATTAAGGCGGCGATGGATAAGCTGACCGAGATGCGGGAGTCCAAGCAGCCGCTCGAATATCCATCCTGCGGCAGTGTCTTCAAGCGGCCTCCGGGACGGTTTGCAGGCCAGTTGATTCAGGAAAGCGGACTTCAAGGGACAAGAATCGGCGGAGCTGAAGTATCGAAAAAGCATGCGGGGTTCATCATTAATGCGGATAACGCTACGGCAAGCGATTATATCGGACTGATTCAGCATGTGAGAGAGACTGTAAAGGGGCGTTTCGGCGTCGAGCTGGAGACGGAAGTCGAGATTATCGGCGAAGAGCTGTAA
- the queF gene encoding preQ(1) synthase: MSEGRLKEEMPDVTLLGNQGTKYNFGYDPEVLEMFDNKHPGRDYFVKFNCPEFTSLCPVTGQPDFATLYISYIPEQKMVESKSLKLYLFSFRNHGDFHEDCVNIIMNDLIKLMDPRYIEVWGKFTPRGGISIDPYCNYGRPGTKYEAMAEHRLINHDLYPEKIDNR; encoded by the coding sequence ATGTCAGAAGGAAGATTGAAGGAAGAAATGCCGGATGTTACGCTGCTGGGCAACCAGGGAACCAAGTATAATTTCGGTTATGACCCCGAGGTGCTGGAGATGTTCGACAACAAGCATCCGGGAAGGGATTATTTTGTGAAGTTCAATTGTCCGGAATTTACGAGCCTGTGTCCCGTTACGGGACAGCCCGATTTTGCCACCCTGTATATTTCGTACATTCCAGAGCAAAAGATGGTCGAATCCAAATCGCTTAAGCTGTACCTGTTCAGCTTCCGTAATCACGGCGATTTTCACGAAGACTGCGTCAACATTATCATGAACGATCTGATCAAGCTGATGGACCCCCGCTACATCGAGGTATGGGGCAAGTTCACCCCGCGCGGCGGCATTTCCATTGATCCTTACTGCAACTACGGCCGTCCGGGAACCAAATATGAGGCCATGGCCGAGCACCGGCTCATCAATCATGATTTATACCCGGAGAAAATCGACAACCGATGA
- a CDS encoding ABC transporter substrate-binding protein, protein MANKKKTNLIIIGSLAVVVAAGIGIGTYYGRTSDTIQGAAGLKNLKDSNYNATSSGKKVITLKTDTKLNCSSTPWVIAEKKGFFAEEGLEVKYTGELKTEQKLPAILNGTNDIGATLPNTLATYVAGGAKVKAVTLGEVDPPDSVDPKFRHMRYVTSESFAGKSLKEYVESKKGAKITVSGTAPNCSTFIFNEVFRKEGLDPSQIQYVAFESDTAAIQAVQQGNLDIAGIHPPFYKLANDSKLTVLADSQDTGLGAASGASVYYFTDKFIEENPEAVQRFVNAIKKAQNWINANTDESVKLTAEYIGQPVNATHYYFTDKGLPTELFQPWIDDLVQSGTLKKDEVKTDDIVTTQFSS, encoded by the coding sequence ATGGCAAACAAGAAGAAGACAAATTTGATTATTATCGGTTCTTTGGCCGTAGTTGTTGCGGCAGGCATAGGGATCGGAACTTATTATGGAAGAACATCTGACACAATCCAAGGTGCGGCTGGCTTAAAAAATCTCAAGGATTCAAATTATAATGCGACCTCCTCTGGCAAAAAGGTAATCACACTTAAAACCGATACCAAATTGAACTGCTCCTCAACGCCTTGGGTTATCGCCGAGAAAAAAGGATTTTTCGCAGAGGAAGGTCTCGAAGTCAAATACACGGGCGAGTTGAAAACAGAACAGAAGCTTCCGGCCATTCTCAACGGAACCAATGATATCGGAGCGACATTGCCCAATACATTGGCTACATATGTGGCTGGCGGAGCCAAGGTCAAGGCCGTTACGCTGGGCGAAGTGGACCCGCCGGATAGTGTAGATCCCAAATTCCGTCATATGCGGTATGTAACGAGTGAGTCATTTGCCGGCAAATCATTGAAAGAGTATGTCGAATCGAAAAAAGGAGCTAAAATTACGGTCAGCGGGACTGCGCCAAACTGCAGCACCTTTATTTTCAATGAGGTTTTCAGAAAAGAAGGACTGGACCCAAGCCAAATTCAATATGTCGCTTTTGAATCGGATACGGCTGCCATTCAGGCTGTTCAACAAGGCAATCTCGATATCGCTGGCATTCACCCGCCTTTCTACAAGCTGGCTAATGATTCCAAACTTACCGTGCTTGCCGACTCTCAGGATACGGGGCTAGGTGCGGCTTCAGGCGCTTCCGTTTATTACTTTACCGACAAATTTATTGAGGAGAACCCGGAAGCCGTACAACGCTTCGTCAATGCCATCAAGAAAGCTCAAAATTGGATCAATGCGAATACGGACGAGTCCGTCAAGCTGACCGCCGAATATATCGGACAACCGGTAAACGCAACCCATTATTACTTTACCGACAAGGGACTGCCAACCGAGCTCTTCCAGCCGTGGATTGACGATCTGGTTCAGTCCGGCACGCTGAAGAAGGATGAGGTCAAGACTGACGATATCGTCACTACGCAGTTCAGCAGCTAA
- a CDS encoding MFS transporter: MQKSSLTLFFLIMFAIGTDTFLISPLLPVLRQEFHVSTASSGWMVSAYAFGYALFALVAGPVSDRLNRKHVIICGLAAFSLSTGLCAAAVGFWSMVLFRFLAGVSAAVVSPQIWASIPVLLPREKILQGMGIATAGLSIAQMLGLPIGSFFAAHSWNLPFIVIGLFSLLLTFLIPFLLPSIPPHNQSADRLSLLKPYAGLLSSRIAVTAFAAYFIFQIGNFAAFSFLGSWLSGDFGLNVAQIGQVMLFLGLGNMLGSLFGSRLSQKLGRSGTLILGILVNSVMFPLLSLTGNITGIKAELIVIFGIGGILFPIMMSSLQSLSETARGTVSALANTLMYFGTTIGAAAAGGIYQASGIFLGVTLLTLLCFVLSAFLFRKSGVAAT; the protein is encoded by the coding sequence ATGCAAAAATCCAGCTTGACTCTCTTTTTTCTCATTATGTTCGCCATCGGCACAGATACGTTTCTGATCAGCCCTCTGCTTCCCGTCCTTCGTCAAGAGTTCCATGTATCGACCGCAAGCTCCGGCTGGATGGTCAGTGCCTATGCGTTCGGCTACGCCTTGTTCGCTCTGGTGGCAGGCCCGGTGTCCGACCGGCTGAACCGAAAGCATGTCATAATATGCGGGTTGGCCGCCTTCTCCCTCTCTACGGGTTTATGCGCCGCCGCTGTCGGTTTCTGGAGCATGGTTCTGTTCCGTTTTCTGGCCGGGGTCAGCGCTGCCGTCGTATCCCCGCAAATCTGGGCTTCCATTCCGGTCCTGCTCCCCAGGGAAAAGATTTTGCAGGGAATGGGCATCGCCACCGCCGGTCTCTCCATCGCCCAGATGCTGGGCCTCCCCATCGGCAGTTTTTTCGCCGCTCATTCCTGGAATCTTCCGTTTATCGTGATCGGGTTGTTTTCCCTCCTCCTGACCTTTCTGATTCCTTTCCTCCTGCCCTCCATTCCGCCCCACAATCAATCGGCAGACCGCCTTTCTCTCTTAAAGCCATACGCCGGGCTGCTCTCTTCCCGTATTGCGGTTACCGCCTTTGCCGCCTATTTTATTTTTCAGATCGGCAATTTTGCCGCCTTTTCCTTCCTCGGCTCCTGGCTTTCCGGCGATTTCGGCTTAAATGTGGCCCAAATCGGCCAAGTTATGCTGTTCCTAGGTCTCGGCAACATGCTTGGCAGCCTGTTCGGCAGCCGTCTAAGCCAGAAGCTTGGACGCTCCGGAACACTGATTTTGGGCATTCTGGTCAACAGCGTAATGTTTCCGCTGCTCTCACTGACGGGAAATATTACCGGCATTAAGGCAGAGCTGATTGTCATCTTCGGAATCGGCGGGATTCTGTTCCCCATCATGATGAGCTCCCTCCAGTCTTTGTCGGAAACCGCCCGCGGAACGGTCTCGGCTCTGGCGAACACCCTGATGTATTTTGGAACCACGATAGGCGCCGCGGCCGCCGGAGGGATTTATCAGGCCTCGGGTATATTTCTCGGCGTGACCCTGCTGACTTTACTCTGCTTTGTCCTCTCCGCCTTCCTCTTTCGAAAAAGTGGAGTCGCGGCAACTTAG
- a CDS encoding ABC transporter ATP-binding protein: MSILQASGLIKNYGKAPNVVRALRGVDLEIQNGEFAAVVGTSGSGKSTLLHLLGGLDRPTEGKVLIGGKDIYALNDDELTVFRRRNIGFIFQQYNLVPVLNVYDNIVLPIELDGNRPDGEFIAHIAETLGLAALLHRLPGQLSGGQQQRVAIARALAAKPSFILADEPTGNLDSVTGQEVIGLLKVTSRQFNQTMVMITHNEEIALMADRVIRIEDGQIAEGRVHHVSQQH, encoded by the coding sequence ATGTCCATTTTACAGGCAAGTGGCCTGATCAAAAATTACGGCAAGGCGCCCAATGTAGTTCGGGCGCTTCGAGGAGTGGATCTGGAAATACAGAATGGAGAATTTGCGGCTGTTGTCGGAACGTCCGGAAGCGGGAAGTCAACTTTGCTGCATCTGCTCGGGGGATTGGACCGGCCGACCGAAGGGAAAGTCTTGATCGGCGGCAAGGATATTTATGCGCTAAACGACGACGAGCTGACCGTCTTCCGCAGACGGAATATCGGGTTCATCTTCCAGCAGTACAATCTGGTGCCGGTTCTGAATGTATACGACAACATCGTTCTGCCCATTGAACTGGACGGCAACCGTCCCGATGGGGAGTTTATTGCTCATATCGCTGAAACGCTTGGATTGGCGGCGCTGCTCCACCGCCTCCCGGGCCAGCTTTCAGGTGGCCAGCAGCAGCGGGTCGCGATAGCCAGGGCGCTTGCGGCCAAGCCTTCTTTTATCCTGGCGGACGAGCCGACCGGCAATCTGGACAGCGTCACGGGCCAGGAAGTGATCGGGTTATTGAAGGTGACCAGCCGGCAATTTAACCAGACGATGGTTATGATTACCCATAATGAGGAAATCGCCTTGATGGCCGACAGGGTGATTCGGATCGAAGACGGGCAGATTGCGGAAGGACGGGTTCATCATGTTTCGCAACAACACTAA
- the queD gene encoding 6-carboxytetrahydropterin synthase QueD translates to MRGEVTVCKIFSFDAAHQLVGHKGKCANVHGHTYKLEVMLKGRPVAEEGRSDEGFVVDFGDIKALVKEKVVNRLDHAFLAKGDEPVLESLKASGSKTAVLSFRTTAENLASYIAYTLKTSGLPVYSVKLWETPTAWAEVLAEDVPEEGPSYRLYGGCDL, encoded by the coding sequence ATGCGAGGCGAAGTTACGGTATGCAAAATCTTTTCGTTCGACGCGGCGCATCAACTGGTCGGCCATAAAGGAAAATGCGCCAACGTTCACGGGCACACCTATAAGCTGGAGGTCATGCTAAAAGGCAGACCGGTCGCGGAAGAGGGACGTTCCGACGAAGGTTTTGTCGTCGATTTCGGCGACATTAAAGCGTTGGTGAAGGAGAAGGTCGTCAACCGGCTGGATCACGCTTTTCTTGCCAAAGGCGACGAGCCTGTTCTGGAGAGCCTTAAGGCGAGCGGCTCGAAGACGGCGGTGCTGTCTTTCCGCACGACGGCCGAGAATCTGGCCAGCTACATCGCTTATACGCTGAAGACGAGCGGCCTGCCGGTGTATTCCGTCAAGCTGTGGGAGACGCCGACGGCCTGGGCCGAAGTCTTGGCCGAGGATGTCCCCGAAGAGGGTCCGTCGTACCGGCTGTATGGAGGCTGCGACCTATGA
- a CDS encoding ABC transporter permease — translation MIKALKSIHNALTSYYLLFLVIVIWELAPRLGWVSAVFVPPFSRVIKVGADLGLVNILLYIAISLKRVFVGFLLSTFLALPLGFILAGALPWLARFIKPFTLFLSQIPPYILFPVFVIIIGIGEGGIYTVIFWSSFWPILFTSIAGISQVDPLLVRAAKAMNASRIEIFFKVVLPAAFPAIMTGMRTGLTMSFFMLIGAESMGADKGLGWLIHNAQSMGFIERIYLGAVIVAAVGALLNFILDFLEENIVDWKEVAEEQTV, via the coding sequence ATGATTAAGGCATTGAAGTCGATTCATAATGCGCTGACAAGCTACTATCTGTTATTTTTGGTTATCGTTATTTGGGAGCTTGCTCCCAGACTTGGTTGGGTCAGTGCCGTTTTCGTCCCTCCTTTTTCCAGAGTTATTAAGGTTGGAGCGGATTTGGGCCTAGTAAATATTCTGCTGTATATTGCTATAAGTCTGAAAAGGGTGTTTGTAGGCTTCTTACTGTCCACGTTCCTGGCCCTGCCTCTCGGATTTATACTGGCTGGCGCGCTGCCGTGGCTGGCCCGGTTCATTAAACCGTTCACCCTGTTTCTTTCCCAGATTCCGCCTTATATTCTCTTTCCCGTATTCGTCATTATTATCGGCATTGGGGAAGGGGGGATCTATACAGTGATCTTCTGGTCGTCCTTTTGGCCCATTCTGTTCACTTCCATTGCCGGAATAAGCCAAGTTGATCCGCTTCTCGTTCGTGCAGCCAAAGCCATGAATGCCAGCCGTATTGAGATTTTTTTCAAGGTGGTGCTTCCGGCAGCTTTTCCGGCGATTATGACCGGCATGCGCACAGGTCTCACGATGAGCTTCTTCATGCTGATTGGCGCGGAGAGCATGGGTGCTGATAAAGGGCTGGGCTGGCTCATTCACAATGCGCAGAGCATGGGATTCATCGAACGGATTTATCTCGGGGCCGTGATCGTGGCTGCAGTCGGAGCGCTGCTGAATTTCATTCTGGATTTTCTGGAAGAGAATATCGTTGACTGGAAAGAGGTAGCGGAGGAACAAACCGTCTAG
- the queE gene encoding 7-carboxy-7-deazaguanine synthase QueE codes for MSTKIPVIEMFGPTIQGEGAVIGVKTMFVRTYGCDYRCSWCDSAFTWDGSSKDKRVMMDAEEIMSGLTELGGNRFDCVTISGGNPALIGEGLSELIDLLHERGIKAAIETQGSRWQDWFLKVDALTISPKPPSSGMSTDWEALDGIMERVHTSGTGNHSLKVVVFDDEDYNYAARVHHRYPDVPFFLQPGNENVTEEGDISSRLLNKLEWLFNKVIADPDMNAARVLPQLHALIWHNKRGK; via the coding sequence ATGAGCACCAAAATTCCGGTAATTGAAATGTTTGGGCCGACCATCCAGGGAGAAGGCGCGGTCATCGGCGTCAAGACGATGTTCGTCCGCACGTACGGCTGCGATTACCGCTGCTCCTGGTGCGACTCCGCTTTTACATGGGATGGCAGCAGTAAAGACAAACGGGTCATGATGGATGCGGAAGAAATCATGTCCGGTCTGACCGAGCTTGGAGGCAACCGCTTCGACTGCGTTACGATTTCCGGCGGAAATCCGGCGTTGATCGGCGAAGGGCTGTCCGAGCTGATCGACCTGCTCCATGAACGCGGCATCAAGGCGGCGATTGAAACCCAGGGCAGCCGGTGGCAGGATTGGTTCCTGAAGGTGGACGCTCTTACGATTAGTCCGAAGCCGCCAAGCTCGGGGATGTCAACCGATTGGGAAGCGCTGGACGGCATTATGGAGCGGGTTCATACAAGCGGGACGGGCAATCACAGCTTGAAGGTGGTTGTCTTTGATGACGAGGACTACAACTATGCAGCCCGGGTTCATCATCGTTATCCCGACGTTCCGTTCTTTCTTCAACCCGGAAACGAGAACGTTACGGAGGAAGGCGACATTTCGTCGCGTCTGCTGAACAAGCTGGAATGGCTGTTCAACAAGGTGATTGCCGATCCCGATATGAACGCCGCACGCGTTCTCCCGCAGCTTCATGCGCTGATCTGGCATAACAAACGAGGAAAATAA
- the queC gene encoding 7-cyano-7-deazaguanine synthase QueC, with protein sequence MNKKALVVFSGGQDSTTCLAWALQQFEEVQVVTFNYNQRHAAEIEVAKEIAAHFNVKQHILDLGLLNQLAPNALTRGDIEISAGEDGELPSTFVDGRNLLFLSFAAILAKQFSYHHIVTGVCQTDFSGYPDCRDVFVKSLNVTLNLSMDYEFVIHTPLMWLDKKETWQMADELGQFDYIREHTLTCYNGIKGSGCGECPACQLRNRGLKQYEEVRKTVGR encoded by the coding sequence ATGAACAAAAAAGCGTTGGTCGTCTTCAGCGGCGGGCAGGATAGCACAACATGCCTGGCATGGGCCTTGCAGCAGTTTGAAGAAGTACAGGTCGTGACCTTTAACTATAACCAGCGGCATGCGGCCGAAATTGAAGTCGCCAAGGAAATTGCCGCTCATTTCAATGTAAAACAGCATATTCTGGATCTAGGCTTGCTGAACCAACTGGCCCCGAACGCCCTGACACGCGGGGATATCGAGATTTCGGCGGGAGAGGACGGAGAGCTGCCAAGTACATTTGTCGACGGGCGGAATCTGCTGTTCCTGTCGTTTGCGGCGATTCTTGCGAAACAGTTCTCATACCATCATATTGTTACCGGAGTATGCCAGACGGATTTCAGCGGTTACCCAGACTGCCGGGATGTATTTGTAAAGTCATTGAATGTCACCCTAAACCTCTCGATGGATTACGAATTCGTGATTCATACCCCACTGATGTGGCTGGATAAAAAAGAAACATGGCAGATGGCCGACGAGCTTGGCCAGTTCGATTATATCCGCGAGCATACGCTGACTTGCTATAACGGAATCAAAGGGAGCGGCTGCGGCGAATGTCCGGCCTGTCAGCTGCGGAACCGCGGGCTTAAGCAATATGAAGAGGTTAGAAAGACGGTGGGCCGCTGA